A part of Dermacentor variabilis isolate Ectoservices chromosome 10, ASM5094787v1, whole genome shotgun sequence genomic DNA contains:
- the LOC142559452 gene encoding uncharacterized protein LOC142559452, whose translation MSPPERDEFATKEINKRRRERLRKLRKYDEGRDFEQFTDSNLNDSSQDSMDEQTAAPETPAGHYSKAHPYYKKLRLPSGRRVDITRRNYFLRKWRDKKVKTSYQVFFVLGALVVLVCLIIYAYKENLPWLYNILSGLRDVARGTRDKKRVTKPMQLDFQWRAGTTVEQYDDDTTDDFDTETTSASEYGIGTRGVVLAKDDMRRRLV comes from the exons ATGTCTCCACCCGAGCGCGACGAGTTCGCCACCAAAGAGAT CAACAAACGTCGGAGGGAGCGACTAAGAAAACTTCGAAAGTACGACGAAGGACGCGACTTTGAACA GTTCACCGACTCGAACTTGAACGATTCGAGCCAAGACAGCATGGACGAGCAAACCGCGGCTCCCGAAACGCCAGCCGGCCACTACTCCAAGGCGCACCCGTACTACAAGAAGCTCCGGCTGCCCAGCGGACGCCGGGTGGACATCACCAGGCGGAACTACTTCCTCAG GAAGTGGCGAGACAAGAAGGTCAAGACCTCGTACCAAGTGTTTTTCGTGCTCGGTGCGCTCGTTGTCTTGGTCTGCCTGATTATATACGCCTACAAGGAGAACCTGC CCTGGCTTTACAACATACTCAGCGGAT TGCGTGATGTGGCTCGAGGCACGAGGGACAAAAAGCGGGTGACCAAACCCATGCAACTGGACTTTCAATGGAGGGCTG GAACGACGGTGGAGCAGTACGACGATGATACTACGGATGATTTCGACACCGAGACGACCAGCGCGTCCGAATATGGAATCGGAACGCGAGGCGTCGTGCTCGCCAAAGACGACATGAGGAGAAGGCTAGTGTGA